One window from the genome of Spiractinospora alimapuensis encodes:
- a CDS encoding DUF6879 family protein has protein sequence MLEQIPDVPGVHLDLDAYLRDFRQEFEHGGDIFAKLERAQTFREPGDPSWEAFAAGDWQRALELNEEDRPSAVGMIDTYRRLGYATQRIRVVEFPISPYLQWEIQFLRLLAEAGQDIRVLRGERAAEFEAHRPLPELVIIGDRVLYEVLYDDSGTPAGGRRIDDRKVIAGCRRDVAKLYAQGEPLLAFYDQHIAPLPPPIV, from the coding sequence ATGCTTGAGCAAATACCGGACGTCCCGGGAGTCCACCTCGACCTTGACGCCTACCTGCGTGACTTCCGACAGGAGTTCGAGCACGGTGGTGACATCTTCGCCAAGTTGGAACGGGCGCAGACGTTCCGGGAGCCGGGTGACCCGAGCTGGGAGGCGTTCGCCGCCGGGGACTGGCAGCGGGCGCTGGAACTGAACGAGGAGGATCGCCCCTCCGCCGTAGGAATGATCGACACGTACCGGCGCCTCGGCTACGCCACACAGCGGATCCGTGTGGTCGAATTCCCCATCAGCCCCTACCTGCAGTGGGAGATACAGTTCCTCCGCCTTCTCGCTGAAGCGGGACAGGACATCCGGGTGCTGCGCGGCGAGCGGGCGGCGGAGTTCGAGGCGCACCGCCCGCTACCAGAGCTGGTGATCATCGGTGACCGGGTGCTGTACGAGGTGCTCTACGATGACTCCGGCACCCCGGCGGGCGGCCGGAGGATCGACGACCGTAAGGTGATCGCCGGCTGCCGCCGAGACGTGGCGAAGCTCTATGCCCAAGGTGAGCCTTTGCTGGCGTTCTACGACCAGCACATCGCTCCGCTTCCGCCCCCGATCGTATGA
- a CDS encoding DUF6082 family protein — protein MVTLLVVLAVALVGLSPFTLVWFTGQAQDWEQLSLVGQTYGAASALLAGLALLGIAATLVLQLREVRNSREIALRESNSELLRMAMDDPAYRACWGTNFPADASTADRQRMYTNMIFSQWESAFESGAMGEAVIRAVARKVLAGRIGWEYWRDVREIRLSTSETRRARRFHRIIDDEFHALPEPRSERTAPVKTSPRAQSHWTTLAALGTSAAVSAATAWLWLRHRYGRS, from the coding sequence GTGGTGACGCTGCTGGTCGTACTCGCCGTCGCTCTGGTCGGACTCTCCCCGTTCACGCTGGTCTGGTTCACCGGGCAGGCCCAGGACTGGGAACAGCTCAGCCTGGTCGGCCAGACCTACGGCGCGGCCTCGGCACTGCTGGCCGGCCTGGCGCTACTGGGTATCGCGGCGACCTTGGTGCTTCAGCTCCGGGAAGTGCGCAACTCCCGAGAGATCGCTCTGCGCGAGTCCAACAGCGAACTGCTGCGCATGGCCATGGATGACCCCGCATACCGCGCCTGCTGGGGCACCAACTTCCCCGCCGACGCGAGTACGGCCGACCGCCAGCGCATGTACACCAACATGATCTTCTCGCAATGGGAGTCGGCCTTCGAGTCGGGCGCCATGGGCGAGGCGGTGATCCGAGCCGTGGCGCGAAAGGTCCTCGCCGGGCGGATCGGCTGGGAGTACTGGCGCGACGTGCGCGAAATCCGCCTGTCCACCTCCGAAACCCGCCGAGCGCGTCGGTTTCACCGAATCATCGACGACGAGTTCCACGCCTTGCCCGAGCCCCGATCCGAGCGGACGGCGCCAGTGAAGACCTCACCCAGAGCTCAGTCCCACTGGACGACGTTGGCAGCACTCGGGACCTCGGCGGCGGTGAGTGCGGCGACCGCATGGCTCTGGCTGCGCCATCGATACGGACGATCCTGA
- a CDS encoding Eco57I restriction-modification methylase domain-containing protein, whose translation MAAVTRTQVLTAVHTEGGLLPADMLLRIAEGRQKDISGARPSDYGVVGARSVSDEAERRWDYLKGAWRELRKNLPTAQDGTPATDSAGAALPQWVEPLLGELGFGRVPPGPADGVASDDGTKTFDVSHLWQHVPIHVVAWHTELDRRPSSGGVPPQSFVQELLNTSTPRLWALLTNGRQVRLLRDSSALAGAAYVEFDLEAIFDGELFNEFVLLFRLLHASRFETAPEQPASACWLETWRSEAIKSGTRALEQLSESVREAITVLGTGFLRANPELRRDLDVTAFHRALLRLVYRLLFVFVAEDRGALHPPGTDEQVKERYAAYFSTARLRRHARRRRGTAHRDLYRALRLVLDALGEVEGRPELGLPGLGGLFDRTEADTPLDGLELANEHLLAAVRHLAEVRDKDSRRQRSVDYRNLDAEELGSIYESLLELVPKHNASDLTFELKVIGGNDRKTTGSYYTPTSLIETLLDSSLDPVLDDAVKRGQEKATRAGNPDDADAVVGELLDLKVCDPACGSGHFLLAAARRIAKRVAAVREGNPEPTVGAVRGALHEVAARCIYGVDLNPMAVELAKVSLWLEALEPGKALNFLDAHIKQGNALIGATPKLLEGGVPDAAFIATEGDDKKRAKYLEKLNAKEHGGQESLFDLAADTVKVSNLDFARGLRRITDATADSLLEVREQQEAYAAWQGSAEYTHALHLADAWCAAFMWLKTPDAPRPVTQEVFQALSDPEGAGASSETNVEIVRLREQYDFFHWHLEFPEVFTVPEGGTGTEEDTGWAGGFDCVVGNPPWDSVELKEQEFFALRDPEIAEIGRASERKKRIAALKDDPDKQWLFREHAAAKRKVYAESHFLRRSGRVPLTGQGNLNLYAVFAETDRVLLSANGRTGIIVPTGIATDARTQYFFKDLVQRGSIAALYDFENRSGLFPAVDSRMKFCILALAGRDMRESATPFAFFLHDPADLETPDKVFTLTPEEITLVNPNTGTLPVFRSRRDAEVTLGIYRRVPVLVKEGDPEGNPWGVSFAQGLFNMSHDSGLFHAREDLESDGWTLHGNVFTKGEQRMLPLYEAKMVDFYNHRAADVVKSETATKRKNQPRYLQHDELQDPNRRAVPLSWVPAGIHESSESSRGRVEVTVASRLQAVGWRHQWLFGWCDATSATNERTSIAAVIPRVAVGHKYLLSILPREASEVVGLCGCQASFVFDYASRQKIGGTSMAFFLWKQLPVLAPQRLKLHEGFIARRSLELTYTAHDMAPFARDLDDDGPPFRWDEERRTIMRAELDALFFHLYGIERDDVDYIMETFPIVKKKDVAAHGSYRTKELILEVYDRMAKVGVGQDTPLVDGENFTSALTPPPGHGPRHPAAEG comes from the coding sequence ATGGCCGCCGTCACCCGTACCCAGGTCCTCACCGCGGTGCATACCGAGGGTGGGCTGTTGCCCGCCGACATGCTGCTGCGCATCGCCGAAGGACGACAGAAGGACATATCCGGCGCTAGGCCGTCCGACTACGGGGTTGTGGGCGCCCGCTCGGTCAGCGACGAGGCCGAACGCCGCTGGGACTACCTCAAGGGTGCCTGGCGCGAGCTGCGCAAGAACCTGCCCACCGCCCAGGACGGCACCCCCGCCACCGACTCCGCCGGGGCGGCGCTGCCGCAGTGGGTGGAGCCACTGCTCGGCGAACTGGGCTTCGGCCGCGTGCCACCTGGACCGGCGGACGGGGTGGCGAGCGACGACGGCACCAAGACCTTCGACGTCTCCCACCTGTGGCAGCACGTGCCGATCCACGTCGTGGCCTGGCATACCGAGCTGGACCGGCGGCCGAGCTCGGGAGGTGTTCCGCCACAGTCGTTCGTGCAGGAGCTACTGAACACCTCCACGCCCCGCCTGTGGGCGCTGCTCACCAACGGCCGCCAGGTGCGGCTGCTCCGCGACTCCAGCGCCTTGGCCGGGGCGGCCTACGTCGAGTTCGACCTTGAGGCGATCTTCGACGGCGAACTCTTCAACGAGTTCGTGCTGCTGTTCCGGCTGCTGCACGCCTCCCGCTTCGAGACCGCCCCCGAGCAGCCGGCCTCGGCCTGCTGGCTGGAGACCTGGCGGAGCGAGGCCATCAAGTCCGGCACCCGCGCGCTGGAACAGCTCAGCGAGAGCGTACGCGAGGCCATCACGGTGCTGGGCACCGGCTTCCTGCGCGCCAACCCCGAGTTGCGCCGAGACCTGGACGTCACCGCCTTCCACCGAGCGCTGCTCCGGCTCGTCTACCGGCTGTTGTTCGTGTTCGTGGCCGAGGACCGTGGCGCGCTGCACCCGCCGGGGACCGACGAGCAGGTCAAGGAGCGCTACGCGGCCTACTTCTCCACCGCCCGCCTGCGCCGCCACGCCCGACGTCGCCGCGGCACCGCCCATCGGGACCTGTACCGGGCGTTGCGCCTCGTGCTGGACGCGCTGGGGGAGGTCGAGGGCCGCCCCGAACTGGGGCTGCCAGGACTGGGCGGGCTGTTCGACCGCACCGAGGCCGACACGCCCCTGGACGGGCTGGAGCTTGCCAACGAGCACCTGTTGGCGGCGGTGCGCCACCTCGCCGAGGTCAGGGACAAGGACTCCCGGCGCCAGCGGTCGGTGGACTACCGCAACCTGGACGCCGAAGAGTTGGGCTCCATCTACGAATCCCTCTTGGAGTTGGTGCCCAAGCACAACGCCTCCGACCTCACCTTCGAACTGAAAGTCATCGGCGGCAACGACCGCAAGACCACCGGGTCGTACTACACCCCGACCTCGCTGATCGAGACGCTGCTGGACTCGTCGCTGGATCCGGTGCTGGACGACGCGGTGAAACGTGGACAGGAGAAGGCCACGCGGGCGGGCAACCCGGACGACGCGGATGCCGTAGTGGGCGAGCTGTTGGACCTGAAGGTGTGTGACCCGGCCTGCGGCTCCGGGCACTTCCTGCTGGCGGCGGCCCGAAGGATCGCCAAGCGGGTAGCCGCGGTGCGGGAAGGCAACCCCGAGCCGACCGTGGGCGCGGTGCGGGGGGCACTGCACGAGGTGGCGGCAAGGTGCATCTACGGGGTGGACCTGAACCCCATGGCGGTGGAACTGGCGAAGGTGTCCCTGTGGCTGGAGGCGCTGGAGCCGGGCAAGGCGTTGAACTTCCTGGACGCACACATCAAACAGGGAAACGCACTGATCGGAGCGACGCCGAAGCTGCTGGAGGGGGGCGTTCCGGACGCGGCGTTCATCGCTACCGAGGGGGACGACAAGAAGCGCGCGAAGTACTTGGAAAAGCTCAACGCCAAGGAGCACGGCGGGCAGGAGAGCCTGTTCGACCTCGCCGCGGACACGGTGAAGGTGTCCAACCTGGACTTCGCGCGCGGCCTGCGCCGCATCACCGATGCCACGGCGGACTCGCTGTTGGAGGTGCGCGAGCAGCAGGAGGCCTACGCCGCCTGGCAGGGCTCGGCGGAGTACACGCACGCGCTGCACTTGGCCGATGCCTGGTGCGCGGCATTCATGTGGCTCAAGACCCCGGACGCTCCACGCCCGGTCACCCAAGAGGTGTTCCAAGCACTCAGCGACCCCGAGGGGGCCGGAGCCTCGTCGGAAACCAATGTGGAGATCGTGCGGCTGCGCGAACAATACGACTTCTTCCACTGGCACCTGGAGTTCCCCGAGGTTTTCACCGTCCCGGAAGGCGGAACCGGTACCGAGGAGGACACCGGCTGGGCCGGGGGCTTCGACTGCGTGGTGGGGAACCCGCCGTGGGACAGCGTGGAGCTGAAGGAGCAGGAGTTCTTCGCACTGCGCGACCCGGAGATCGCTGAGATCGGGCGTGCCTCGGAGCGGAAGAAGCGCATCGCGGCACTCAAGGACGACCCGGACAAGCAGTGGCTGTTCCGCGAGCACGCGGCGGCCAAGCGGAAGGTCTACGCGGAGAGCCACTTCCTGCGGCGCTCCGGGCGGGTTCCGCTGACCGGCCAGGGGAACTTGAATCTGTATGCGGTGTTCGCGGAGACGGACCGCGTCTTGCTCAGCGCAAATGGTCGTACGGGGATCATCGTGCCGACGGGAATCGCTACAGATGCGCGCACGCAGTACTTCTTCAAGGACCTTGTGCAGCGGGGTTCGATCGCGGCGCTGTATGACTTCGAGAATCGCAGTGGTTTGTTCCCGGCCGTAGATTCGCGAATGAAGTTCTGCATCCTGGCCCTCGCCGGCCGGGACATGCGCGAGTCCGCGACGCCGTTCGCCTTCTTCCTGCATGATCCCGCCGATCTGGAGACCCCGGACAAGGTGTTCACCCTCACTCCGGAGGAGATCACCCTGGTCAACCCGAACACGGGAACCCTCCCAGTGTTCCGCTCTCGCCGGGATGCGGAGGTCACCCTGGGGATCTACCGGCGGGTTCCGGTCCTGGTGAAGGAGGGGGATCCGGAGGGGAACCCCTGGGGGGTGTCGTTTGCGCAAGGGCTGTTCAACATGTCCCATGACTCCGGGCTCTTCCACGCCCGCGAGGACCTGGAGTCCGACGGCTGGACCCTGCACGGCAACGTCTTCACCAAGGGCGAGCAGCGCATGCTCCCGCTGTACGAGGCGAAGATGGTGGATTTTTATAACCATCGTGCAGCAGACGTTGTAAAGAGTGAAACCGCAACCAAGAGAAAGAATCAGCCGCGTTACCTTCAACATGATGAGCTTCAAGATCCGAATCGCAGGGCTGTTCCCCTGAGCTGGGTTCCCGCTGGGATTCATGAATCGTCAGAGAGTTCCCGGGGGAGAGTCGAAGTTACGGTTGCGTCGCGACTTCAGGCCGTTGGATGGCGTCATCAATGGCTGTTTGGATGGTGTGATGCTACATCAGCCACAAATGAACGGACGTCTATCGCTGCCGTGATACCTCGGGTTGCGGTTGGACACAAATACCTCCTGTCGATTCTCCCCAGGGAGGCAAGCGAAGTTGTAGGTCTATGTGGCTGTCAGGCTTCTTTTGTGTTTGATTATGCGAGTCGTCAAAAAATTGGTGGAACGAGCATGGCGTTTTTTCTGTGGAAGCAGCTTCCAGTGCTGGCTCCACAGAGATTGAAGCTACACGAGGGTTTTATCGCGAGAAGATCTCTCGAGCTCACCTACACCGCCCACGACATGGCCCCCTTTGCTCGAGACCTCGACGACGACGGCCCGCCCTTCCGCTGGGACGAGGAACGCCGCACGATTATGCGCGCCGAGCTGGATGCCCTGTTCTTTCACCTCTACGGCATCGAGCGCGATGACGTGGACTACATCATGGAGACCTTCCCGATCGTCAAGAAGAAGGATGTGGCGGCGCACGGTTCCTACCGCACCAAGGAGCTGATCCTGGAGGTCTACGACCGCATGGCCAAGGTCGGCGTCGGGCAGGACACCCCCCTCGTGGACGGCGAGAACTTCACCTCCGCCCTCACCCCACCCCCCGGCCACGGCCCCCGCCACCCGGCCGCCGAGGGCTGA
- a CDS encoding DEAD/DEAH box helicase, with the protein MPTSYAPGSLVSARGREWVVLPESAEEMLVLRPLGGGDDDVAAVFPSLEDVAEASFAWPTPEDLGNEQAAGLLRSALRIGFRSGAGPFRSLAGIAVQPRAYQLVPLLMALRQPTVRMLISDDVGIGKTVEAGLIATELLAQGEARKLAVLCSPALAEQWQEELRTKFGIDAELVLSSTVSKLERGLDLGQSLFDKHRHVIVSTDFIKSTRHRDDFVRHCPDLVIVDEAHTCVTAGDTKAGRSTQNQLRYELLRKVAADAERHLMLVTATPHSGKEEAFRALLGLVNPELADVDLDTDEGRRLLARHFVQRKRADVRQYLTRTGDGLADDSLAETTSFPRDREFADETYRLSPEYKDLLGDAIAYARERVHRAGGKGDRDYRVAWWSAIALLRAMVSSPRAAAKTLTTRSAAAAAETAEEADALGAPVARDAVDTDTLEGMDTAHGADLAAEGERGATEDAPDGPLAALARRAAELEGPQKDHKLAALIKHLNGLLDAGYNPIVFCHYIDTAEYVAAHLGGEQDGGSAEKSTSGKGVAAKRKSLLDKGGANGRRTTVMAVTGKLSPQQRVERIEELAKQTAAEAADDAAKGPTPRRVLVATDCLSEGVNLQHYFDAVVHYDLAWNPTRHDQREGRVDRFGQLRDLVRVVTLYGEDNGIDGKVLEVLIRKHRQIRKDLGIAVSVPDEASSGVTDAIVEWLLMRGSESAEQESLFGSEELAALDRQAEAIETQWKSAAERERTSRSRFAQRAIHPEEVAREVAAVRDALGGAGEVRTFTERALRGLGGLLTPLPDGGEGFRADLSGTPIGLRDAVEPLAGTDATRPGRGVRFRDTAAVARGEAALVRTDPVLGALAAHVLDTALDTAPDGRPSDDRRPARRCGVIRTDAVDEATTLLLVRYRFHLTLPSRHGTRQMVAEDARLLAFTGTPDHPEWLEPEQATALLEVSATQNTALAMAKPTMRMVLDDLPSAESHLDAHGETLATELADAHRRVRIASDEIRRGLRVQAQKPADILGVYVYLPVAPTVAGGAA; encoded by the coding sequence ATGCCCACCTCCTACGCACCCGGATCTCTGGTCTCCGCGCGGGGCCGGGAATGGGTGGTGCTCCCCGAGAGCGCCGAGGAAATGCTCGTGCTGCGCCCCTTGGGTGGGGGTGACGACGACGTCGCCGCCGTCTTCCCAAGCCTGGAGGACGTCGCCGAGGCCTCCTTCGCCTGGCCCACTCCGGAGGATCTGGGCAACGAGCAGGCCGCTGGACTCCTGCGCTCCGCGCTGCGCATCGGCTTCCGCTCCGGGGCCGGCCCCTTCCGCTCCCTGGCCGGGATCGCGGTGCAGCCACGCGCCTACCAGCTCGTGCCGTTGCTCATGGCGCTGCGCCAGCCCACGGTGCGCATGCTGATCAGCGACGACGTGGGCATCGGCAAGACCGTGGAAGCCGGGCTGATCGCCACCGAGCTGCTGGCGCAGGGCGAGGCCCGCAAGCTCGCCGTCCTGTGCAGTCCGGCACTCGCCGAGCAGTGGCAGGAGGAGCTGCGCACCAAGTTCGGCATCGACGCCGAACTCGTGCTCTCCTCCACGGTCTCCAAACTGGAGCGCGGCCTGGATCTCGGCCAGTCCCTGTTCGACAAGCACCGCCACGTCATCGTCTCCACGGACTTCATCAAGTCCACCCGCCACCGTGACGACTTCGTGCGCCACTGCCCGGACCTGGTCATCGTGGACGAGGCACACACCTGCGTCACCGCCGGCGACACCAAAGCGGGCCGCAGCACCCAGAATCAGCTTCGCTACGAGCTGCTGCGGAAGGTGGCGGCCGACGCCGAGCGGCACCTGATGCTGGTCACGGCCACGCCGCACAGCGGCAAGGAGGAGGCATTCCGGGCGCTCCTCGGCCTGGTCAATCCCGAGCTGGCGGATGTTGACCTGGATACCGACGAAGGGCGCCGGCTGCTGGCGCGGCACTTCGTTCAGCGCAAACGCGCCGACGTGCGCCAATACCTCACCCGGACGGGCGATGGTCTGGCCGACGACTCCCTCGCCGAAACCACGTCCTTCCCCCGGGATCGGGAGTTCGCTGACGAGACCTACCGGCTCTCCCCGGAATACAAGGATCTGTTGGGCGATGCCATCGCCTACGCCCGCGAGCGGGTGCATCGGGCGGGCGGCAAGGGAGACCGCGACTACCGGGTGGCCTGGTGGTCGGCCATCGCATTGCTGCGCGCCATGGTCTCTTCGCCGCGGGCCGCCGCGAAGACCCTGACCACCCGCTCGGCTGCGGCCGCCGCCGAAACCGCGGAGGAAGCCGACGCGCTCGGCGCACCAGTGGCCCGGGACGCCGTGGACACCGACACTCTGGAGGGCATGGACACCGCCCACGGCGCGGACCTCGCCGCCGAGGGTGAGCGAGGCGCCACAGAGGACGCCCCGGACGGCCCGCTGGCGGCCCTGGCCCGCCGCGCAGCAGAATTGGAGGGCCCGCAGAAGGACCACAAGCTCGCAGCGCTGATCAAGCACCTCAACGGGCTACTGGACGCGGGCTACAACCCGATCGTCTTCTGCCACTACATCGACACCGCCGAGTACGTCGCCGCCCACCTGGGCGGAGAGCAAGACGGCGGCTCAGCGGAAAAGAGCACCTCAGGCAAGGGCGTCGCCGCGAAGCGAAAGAGCCTGCTGGACAAGGGCGGCGCGAACGGCCGACGCACCACCGTCATGGCCGTCACCGGCAAGCTCTCCCCGCAGCAGCGCGTAGAGCGGATCGAGGAGTTGGCCAAACAGACCGCCGCCGAAGCCGCCGACGATGCGGCGAAAGGCCCTACCCCGCGCCGGGTGCTGGTAGCCACCGACTGCCTTTCCGAAGGTGTGAACCTCCAGCACTACTTCGATGCCGTAGTGCACTACGACCTCGCCTGGAACCCCACCCGCCACGACCAGCGCGAAGGCCGGGTGGACCGCTTCGGCCAGCTCCGGGACCTGGTGCGCGTGGTCACTCTGTACGGCGAGGACAACGGCATCGACGGCAAGGTCCTGGAGGTGCTCATCCGCAAACACCGCCAGATTCGCAAGGACCTGGGCATCGCGGTCTCCGTCCCGGACGAGGCCTCCAGCGGGGTCACGGACGCCATTGTGGAGTGGTTGTTGATGCGTGGTAGCGAGTCCGCCGAACAGGAGTCCCTGTTCGGCTCCGAGGAACTCGCCGCGCTGGACCGCCAGGCGGAGGCCATCGAAACCCAGTGGAAGTCCGCGGCCGAGCGGGAGCGCACCTCCCGCAGCCGCTTCGCCCAGCGTGCTATCCACCCCGAGGAGGTGGCCCGCGAGGTGGCCGCCGTGCGTGACGCCCTGGGCGGGGCGGGGGAGGTGCGCACCTTCACCGAACGCGCCCTGCGCGGACTCGGTGGCCTGCTCACCCCGCTTCCAGACGGCGGCGAGGGGTTCCGCGCCGATCTCTCCGGCACCCCCATCGGGCTGCGGGACGCCGTGGAACCGCTGGCCGGTACCGACGCCACCCGGCCGGGCCGGGGCGTGCGCTTCCGGGACACCGCCGCCGTGGCCCGGGGCGAGGCAGCGCTGGTGCGCACGGACCCGGTGCTGGGCGCGCTCGCCGCCCATGTGCTCGACACCGCGCTGGACACCGCGCCAGACGGGAGGCCGAGCGACGACCGTCGCCCGGCGCGGCGCTGCGGGGTGATCCGTACCGATGCCGTCGACGAGGCCACCACCCTGCTCCTCGTGCGCTACCGATTCCACCTCACCCTGCCCTCCAGGCACGGCACCCGGCAGATGGTCGCCGAGGACGCCCGGTTGCTCGCCTTCACCGGCACCCCCGATCATCCCGAATGGCTGGAGCCGGAGCAGGCGACGGCGCTCCTGGAGGTCTCCGCCACGCAGAACACGGCCCTGGCCATGGCCAAACCGACCATGCGAATGGTGCTCGACGATCTCCCTTCCGCAGAGTCGCACCTGGACGCTCACGGCGAGACACTGGCCACCGAGCTGGCCGACGCCCACCGGCGGGTGCGCATCGCCTCCGACGAGATCCGCCGCGGCCTGCGGGTTCAGGCCCAGAAACCCGCCGACATCCTCGGCGTCTACGTCTACTTGCCCGTCGCCCCCACCGTTGCTGGAGGTGCCGCCTGA